The Chaetodon auriga isolate fChaAug3 chromosome 4, fChaAug3.hap1, whole genome shotgun sequence region CAGCTGTCTGCACTGGTCCATGCTCAGGTGGAGTACCACAGCCGGTCTGCTGAGATCCTCACACAGCTCTCCAGTAGGATCGACGAACGGTTAGCGCGAACACTTGTTTCCTTACGTTATTGGCTGTACTTACAATAACACATGGaattttttttgtgcattgaGGGATTCTGTGTTTTCCGTGTTGCAGGATAAGAGAGGCTTCGAATAAACCGAGGAAAGAGTTCACTGCGAAACCACGAACGTCTCTGGACTTCTCCCTCAGTGAGAATCACAATGGAGGCATCCACAGTGCTCGTTCTCCAGGTGAGACTGCTCAGAAACACGTCCAGGACCGAGTCCTGGTGCTGTGAATACGCCGTTTCGAGTGACTCGAAGACAAATCAGTAAGGTCTGCAGAGGTTCTTCCCTGTGAAGGACAGTTTCGGGGCTAGTTTCCATTAATTCATCGGCTTCTTTCCTTTAACAACCTTTtacgtttttctttttttgctgtaaattctcaaataaaagccagagaagacagagaaaattgCAGTAGATTtatcataatgataataatatcatgggatgctgtgtaaaaagtaaatataaacagaattcaatattttctatttgtttcacagacaacagttttctgGACACAACAATGCAGAACTTACATGAAAGACATTACTTCCAAATTAAACAATGATTTGTTTCTGTACTAAAATCCTGTGAAGGAGGAAATTAGTAACCTGTCTCAAATAAAAGCCTGGTGCTTTCATAAAAAGGCACATATTTGAGAatttacagtgtattttttCCTAACTCTTTTTCCCAACGTTTCACTTCTTACCTGTACTGAACAGAGTGTCCATCAGTCCAGAACAGATTAATACAAGCCGGCACTTTTCTCTTTCCCCttctgatttttgtttgttcctcCAGGGGCGAGGTCTCCAGGTGAGCCAGGTCAAACTTATCTGTCAATATGGTTCTCCGTCTTTGTGCTCATCAGTTCATTTCTTCAGCAGCATCCTTTCATTCACACTTAAAACTACTTGTACtgctctctgcccccccccccacccccccaatcCTCCCTTGTGctgtctcctcttccctctttgCAGCAAGGTCTCCAGGTGAGGCAAAAGTGAATCCAGAGAGATACAGTATCTCTTCCATCACTTTGTCATtctcgttttgttttttttgttttttttgtccgaCTCACACTTTTTGTTCGTCTCTTTATGAGAAAACTGTTGCACTGAAAcgaaacaaacagcagaaaaacaagtgccGTCCGCTCACTGCTCAGAGAACGCAGACCTGCAGTGACAATGAAAAGCTTAGCGGCGGACGAGCATTTGCCGTTTCTGTGTCGTTCACTTGTCAACCTTCTGGTCTGTCTTTCCCTcctgtttctttgtctctgccGCTCCTTCCTATTGGTTGTCTAACTTGCATTTCTCCTTGCTTTATTTATGgaccttttctttgctgcaCCTTCTGTTCTTACGCATCACCATTTACCCATCTAGAAAATGCTATTACACTTAAACCCCTCTGCTCTTTTttcacctttgttttctcttttcccctTCGCAGCAAGATCTCCAGGTGAGCAAGGGTGACATGGAAAGATATGCAAATCCTCTCCATCACTCTTATTTTCATCCACCTTTAAATGGACCTGTGGGGAAGCgtatttctgtcttgttttcatctgcagtgcAGCTCGTCTGCAGTGCTGTTTCTGTCTAACCCCTCAtttctcttttgtctgtctttttatcaaattgcttgtcttttttttataattgaaggactttgacattttgggaaatgagcTTATTCGCTCAGAGAGAAGATTCATACtggcttagcataaagactggaaaaagcagcagagccagCTTGGCTCTGAAggtccaaaggtaacaaaaccgGCCATCAGCACCTCTTACGCTCACTAGTTAATTCATTTTATGGGGCGCTGAGTGCCAAACTGAGTCTTGGCCGGGGTCAGTAACTCCCTGGAGTCTCAGCTTGTTGTCAGAAAactgccaagaaatagtccctaAATATTTGgtgaattgtcatttttagaCTTTGGTTTGAGTGCAGGTGAAACAAACATGATTTAACGTGTTGATTAGTGAGCCACAGAGATGCCGATTCTGGTGaacacagccaggctagctgcttcccctgGCCCTGTTCAGGTTCTCAGCAGTCAGATCCACAAGTGTAGAGGCTGTTTGTCCTC contains the following coding sequences:
- the sh3gl2a gene encoding SH3 domain containing GRB2 like 2a, endophilin A1 isoform X1; protein product: MSVAGLKKQFHKATQKVSEKVGGAEGTKLDEDFTEMEKKMDTTARAVLDIITKTTEYLQPNPATRAKMSMINSMSRMRGQEKGPGYTQTEAILGESMQRFGRELGEESNFGLALIDAGEAMRELAEVKDALDIEVKQNFIDPLQNLHEKDLKEIQHHLKKMEGRRLDFDYKKKRQGKVTDDEIKQALEKFDDSKEIAEQSMFNLLESDIEQVSQLSALVHAQVEYHSRSAEILTQLSSRIDERIREASNKPRKEFTAKPRTSLDFSLSENHNGGIHSARSPGARSPARSPGEAKVNPERYSISSITLSFSFCFFCFFCPTHTFCSSLYEKTVALKRNKQQKNKCRPLTAQRTQTCSDNEKLSGGRAFAVSVSFTCQPSGLSFPPVSLSLPLLPIGCLTCISPCFIYGPFLCCTFCSYASPFTHLENAITLKPLCSFFTFVFSFPLRSKISR